The Thermomicrobiales bacterium genome contains the following window.
TCAAGCGTGACGCCGAGATCGGTCGCGCCGAAGCCGAGCGCGATGCGCGAACGCGCTCCGCACTGGCCATGCAGCTCGCCGCCACCGCCGAAGCGCAGGCCGATGCCGAAACCGCCGCCGCCCAGCGCGATACCAACGTCGCCAAGGCCGGCTTCGATGCGTCGGTCCAGGCCGAGCGCTCGCGTGCATCACAAGCTGGCCCGCAAGCTGAAGCAGAAGCTCAGCGCCAGGTTGTCATTGCCCAGCAGCAGGTCGAGCTTGCCCGCACCGAAGCCGCCATCGCCGTTCAGGAGATGGAAGTCAAGCGCAAGGAGCGCGAGCTCGAAGCGACCGTGCTCAAGCAGGCAGACGCCGAACGACAAGCAACCATCGTCACCGCCGAGGGTGCCAAGCAGGCCGCCATTCTGCAGGCCGAAGGTGAGCGCCAGGCGATCGTCACCCGCGCCGAAGCACACTCGCGCGAACGAGAACTCCTCGGCACCGGTGAGGCAGCCCGCGTCCGGCAGGAAGGCTTCGCCGACGCGGAGGCCAAGAAGGCGCTCGCGGAAGCCACCCAGGCTGAGCTTACGGCTGAAGCGGAGGGCGCTCGCGCCAAACTGCTGGCCGAGGCCGAAGGTCGCCGCGCCGCATTGCTCGCCGAGGCCGAAGGTAAGCGGCAAATGGCCGATGCCCTCAACGCTTACCAGGCGACTGCCATGCAGCTGCTGATGTACCAGGCATTCATCGACCAGCTTCCGAAGATCGTCGAAGCAGCCGCGATGCCGCTCTCGACCATCGACCGCGTCGTCGTCATCGACGGCGGCAACGGCGCGAACGGCGATGGCTCCGGCGCGCTTGGACGTTACGCGGGTGAACTTCCGCTGATCGTTGAGCGCATGACCGAAAGCTTTGCCGCAGTCACCGGCGTCGATCTCAAGCAGGTGTTCGCCGATCGCGTCGGAGCCGAGGCTGAAGGTGACACGCGCACCGTCATCGATCCGAACGCCAGCGACCGCGACGCGACTTCCTGATCGCTAGAAGAGCGAGTTGCGCCGCGCCATCCGTGGCGCAACTCGCGATTCATCACTCGACTTCGACGATCATCTCAATCTCAACCGGAATATTGTTTGGCAGTCCGGCCATGCCAACTGCCGAGCGCGCATGTCGCCCGGCGTCGCCGAAAATCTCGACCATCAGGTCAGAGAACCCGTTGATCACCTTGGGCTGATCGCCGAATCCCGGTGCAGAATTCACCATGCCCAGGACTTTGACAACGCGCTTGATGCGATCCAGATCACCCAGCGCCTCCTTCGCCGACCCGAGCAGATTCAGCGCCGCAATCCGCGCGGCGTCATAGGCATCCTCAACCGACACTTCAGTTGGAACCTGCCCAACGTAGGCTGGTTTGCCATCTCTGGTTGGGCCAGTGCCGGAGAGGTACAGCAGGTTGCCAACCTGCACATAGCGCACGTAGTTCGCGATGGGTGATGGAGATTCTGGAAGCTCAAGGCCCAGTTCAGCAATACGCGCTTCGATATTCACGAACACTCCTGTCCCAATGGCAATCAACGACGCTGCAATCTTCGCCGACGCTCCGTATCCTTGGCAATCGTCTTGCGCGTGACCCGAAAGGCAGTCTTCGACGGACGTCACTTCACGCCGGATATGGGAATGAGAACAATGCCCAATCATCTACGCCACTACCGTCGCATACCGAACCGCCGTATGACCCCAGGCATCAACCCTGCCCGACCGCTGGTCGTCATGCCAACCTACAACGAAGTCGACAATATTCGCGAGATGCTCCCGCAGATCATGACCCACCGTCAGTTCGAGGTCCTCGTTGTTGACGACAACTCGCAGGATGACACGCGCAACGCTGTTCGAGAGGCGATGCAAGCGTATCCAGGCCGCATTCATATGCTCGAACGCGACGACAAACTCGGCCTCGGCACCGCCTA
Protein-coding sequences here:
- a CDS encoding SPFH domain-containing protein, translated to MDFVVVTLGVLFVLAALVGLVLLVNSNIIKVPPSTVAIFSGRKRTVTNPETGEHQTVGYRIVKGGSSVRIPILERVDYLSLNVITIPLKIQSAYTKEGVPVAVDAVANVKIGGDDYSIGNAIERFLGMPHDQIRNVIFQTMEGHLRSILGTLTVEEINTDRQAFAQRMTAESAQDLRRMGIDIDVLTIQQITDPNGYLDALGQRRTAEVKRDAEIGRAEAERDARTRSALAMQLAATAEAQADAETAAAQRDTNVAKAGFDASVQAERSRASQAGPQAEAEAQRQVVIAQQQVELARTEAAIAVQEMEVKRKERELEATVLKQADAERQATIVTAEGAKQAAILQAEGERQAIVTRAEAHSRERELLGTGEAARVRQEGFADAEAKKALAEATQAELTAEAEGARAKLLAEAEGRRAALLAEAEGKRQMADALNAYQATAMQLLMYQAFIDQLPKIVEAAAMPLSTIDRVVVIDGGNGANGDGSGALGRYAGELPLIVERMTESFAAVTGVDLKQVFADRVGAEAEGDTRTVIDPNASDRDATS
- a CDS encoding RidA family protein — encoded protein: MNIEARIAELGLELPESPSPIANYVRYVQVGNLLYLSGTGPTRDGKPAYVGQVPTEVSVEDAYDAARIAALNLLGSAKEALGDLDRIKRVVKVLGMVNSAPGFGDQPKVINGFSDLMVEIFGDAGRHARSAVGMAGLPNNIPVEIEMIVEVE